One Gossypium hirsutum isolate 1008001.06 chromosome A08, Gossypium_hirsutum_v2.1, whole genome shotgun sequence genomic window, GGCAaaatattatgattattatattaGTAAAATGATTATAATAATAAGCGGATAAGGAGTTTTAATGGGTTGACATCTCAAAAAATGGAATCATGATGAGTAGATAACAAAAATACCAGATGGAAATTCTAAGGTGGCGATGGTGATATTGTTAATTGATTGATTTACTTACCAATCAGGTTGGAATTACATGAGAATCCAACCAAACCCAAAGATAAGATCTTCCCACTTCCATTTCAACATGAAAGCGAAATCActctttgtttttagtttaagaTTTTCCCATTAAATTCAcccaatttaaaattataaatttatattcttatttatttatttatttctttttacttgTATTGTCTTagtttatctaataaataaaatatgctaTGAATACATATTACATTTTCATTTGGACGATAATATCTTTGTTAGagatgaaattaaaattattacttgagaatatctttcaaatttcgataaatatttttatttatccaatagaaaaataaaatataaggaaGAACAAAACAATTAAATACTCGAGAAGAGAATGTAAATCGAAAATTAATTTAAGTGACTTTGAATATTGTCATGcatgctaaaaatagaaaataaagctCAATCGAGATTAGAAAATCATGTGCTTTCATAAGCTCAAAATAAAACAACACTATATAAACATTATTTGATAGATATATTTAAAGGAATTGAGAGTTTtaataattagttaaaattaattaaacttcaAACagcttttttaaataaaataaaaatataaactatagtTGGTATACAAATATAAAGGACCTCTAAACGAAATGAAATGGTAGACAAGACTTAACCCAAAACcacaataaattaattaaagggTAAATTTTGTAAATAGTCAGATAACTGATAAAACAATTACTCAAGTTTTAATTCAACCATTTAACTttcgaaaaataataaaacaatcctTATTAACTATTTTTCATTATAGACGTAACGTAGgtactattttttattatagacTTGACACAGCTGCCATTTTTTATTCCTCTATTAGTGTTCTTTCAATTTAGTGTTGTCCTCTTAAGGGAAAAGATATGAATTGTAAGATCATTTGGATCTAAGCAACAAGTTCCTATAAGCATGTTGTTCTTATAAGACCATGCCAACCCTTTAACTTCAAAATTTAACGTAAGGAAAAGAGCAATAACAATGACAACGGTGGTAACAATGGTGGggataatggtgaagaaggaataGATGAAAGAGGGGGAGAGAATCAAAGTAGGGAAAGGGATGGTGGAGAAGAGGGAGAGGTATGGGAGAGCAGTGATAAATGGATGAAAAATGACAGCTCAGTCAAGTCTATaacaaaaaatgataaaactgTTAACGTATAACAAAAAATGGTAAATCTGTTAACGAAAAATAATTAATggtgattattttatttttattttttaagtgacTGAATTAAACCTTAACTGTTTTGTCAGTTAAATacaatttaaccttaattaaaattcTCTAATATCATTCTATTGTACTGAATAGAAGCTATATATTAATATCATGTCTTCTTTTTTCAGACGCATCCAACTCTTACTAATGTCAGCCTTACGAAGGCAACCATTTAGCCTCGTGACTTCTCACTAAACTCTAGATGATGAATCACCGAGCATCAACATTAATTTTCTTCCAATTTTTTTATCGTTCAACCAATAACTCAAATTTCTGTGTGTTTCccgagaaaaaaagaagaagcacaagtaaatcaaaagaaaaataacatatattacatTGATTAACCACGACAAAAGAAATTACAGAGATAATCCCAAGAACAAAATGAAGAAACAAATTACCATCTCCGACAATTAGAAATACTTGCTTGTCTTTACAAAAGtctgcaatttttttttctttttggttttctcggaaaagaaatttttaaaaacgAAAACGCAGTCGCACCACAAAATAGAGACTTTTCTCCGCCATCTCTTTTTCCCACCGTCGTCTATTTACACAGTGCAAATGATGATCGAAAAtcagattataaaaaaaaaacccattaatATTCACAAAAGGTCAGATTATAGCCACcgatttgtttttttaatatataaaaagaattcCCGAAATAAATCataacagaaagctgagttgggtGAGTTGCCAGTATCGAGTTCACTTCACTAACTCGGAGACCCAATCGAGATCCGGATCCGGTTCGGTTGGATCGAGTCCGTCGAGGGAATTTTCTTTACTAAGCTTCGCGTACATTCTGGCCCTTAAATCTCTACCGGATTCAACCCTTTCCATTGCTGGTTCTTCTTCGAAACCGTTGTTGTATTCCCAGAGATCGAACTGGCCTAACCCAGACCGGGTCGGGGTTGAAGGAGACCTGCAAAACCCGGGTCGAAGCGTGGAGCCCCGAGGGGAACCGTAACCCGATCCCATTTGCATACCCCATGAACAAGCGCCGGCGCCGTTCATTTTGGACTTACCGAGCTGCATGCTACGCATGGAAGCAGCGAGTTCACTCACCGAGTAAAACGAGCCGCTTGGGGATAAAGGTGGTGAATCGGAAGGTGGAGATAACGGAGGTGAAGCCAAAATGGAAGTCGGTGAAGAAACTATATCGAAACGATGACGTATTGGAGACCCAACGTAATCCAAATCGCCCGAAATCGACCCGTTTCCTCTCGGACTCTGTTGTGGTAACAACCGGAGCTGTTCTGGTGTGTGAGCGAAAAAACAGACCCTCCTTTTACAACTGGTACCATCCTTACACGGCTGAGTTCGGTACCGTGCTGGGTGGAGCCAACACTCGAAAACACCATGAGCGAACTCACACGAATCGCCTTTTTTGCAGATTCCTTTACGGAAATCAGGGCAAGCTGTACCCGAATAATGAAACTTCCTCGGGTCTCTCCTCCGGGCTTTCTCACCGGGGTGAGCATACGGACACTCAGTCCAGTCATGTGACCTGCCTCGAGCACACCTCCTCACTTTGAACTCATACATACGGAAATGGTCACACGAGAACGCGTCAACAGGCAAATCCGAATCCTCACTCAAAGAGTCGGACGACTCGAAATCGTTTGACGGGAGGTAACGGTGGAGCGATGATAGGTAATCGACGGGACAAGGACTGGACGGCGCATTGCAGTTATAATTAACGGAAGAATAATTAGACGTTGGATCATTGAGTGGGTCCCACGCCGGGATTTTAACGGTGGGATTTGGTCGTGTTGGTTCTCCGATCATCATTTTTGTACATCGTTCTTTGGTTCCTAAAATGAACGATCGGTTCTCTCCCATTATAAACTGCATTTTTAACCCGTAGTTGTTCGAGTTAACCATGGTTAAGTTTTTTAACTCTTCCGCCTACACTTTCcttttaaaaaagaagaaaaaaaactaatGGTAGATGTGACAGTAGGACAATTCTCACGGGCTTTTATTAGCCGTTGATTTTTAAGTCATTAGGTATAGTCTTTTTACTGTTGGCATCACTGAGGGTCCCATGGAATTAGATCTTTGTGCTTATCTCTTTGTCATTGGCTGTGATGAATAAAACATCACGGTCTTGTCATTTACCCGTCGTAATGAATTGAAAAAACTGGTTTTTGGCTTATGGCACCGGCTTTTAGGATTTTTAAAGAGGAGTTGTCGCTTATCGCGGAACAAACGAAATAAAATATCGCGAGTTTAGGTGATCTTTAACGGTAGTTTAAGGAAGTTTTTCAT contains:
- the LOC107932863 gene encoding zinc finger CCCH domain-containing protein 23; translation: MVNSNNYGLKMQFIMGENRSFILGTKERCTKMMIGEPTRPNPTVKIPAWDPLNDPTSNYSSVNYNCNAPSSPCPVDYLSSLHRYLPSNDFESSDSLSEDSDLPVDAFSCDHFRMYEFKVRRCARGRSHDWTECPYAHPGEKARRRDPRKFHYSGTACPDFRKGICKKGDSCEFAHGVFECWLHPARYRTQPCKDGTSCKRRVCFFAHTPEQLRLLPQQSPRGNGSISGDLDYVGSPIRHRFDIVSSPTSILASPPLSPPSDSPPLSPSGSFYSVSELAASMRSMQLGKSKMNGAGACSWGMQMGSGYGSPRGSTLRPGFCRSPSTPTRSGLGQFDLWEYNNGFEEEPAMERVESGRDLRARMYAKLSKENSLDGLDPTEPDPDLDWVSELVK